A stretch of the Dechloromonas sp. TW-R-39-2 genome encodes the following:
- the lipA gene encoding lipoyl synthase encodes MADNANTAGAKQKGVKQKGELKTARIPIKIVPVDTPLKKPDWIRVKAGNSAGRFGEIKSMLREKKLHTVCEEATCPNIGECFGRGTATFMILGDICTRRCPFCDVGHGQPLPPNPDEPRELADSVAALKLRYVVITSVDRDDLRDGGAQHFVDVIGAVRASSPTTTIETLVPDFRGRMDVALDVLGQALPDVLNHNMETVPRLYKQARPGADYAHSLEFLKQFKLRYPKVSSKSGLMVGLGETDEEILEVMRDLRAHGVEMLTIGQYLAPSGHHLPVSRYVHPDTFKMYEEEAKKMGFSGAACAPMVRSSYWADQQAHAAGVES; translated from the coding sequence ATGGCTGACAACGCGAACACCGCTGGCGCAAAGCAAAAAGGCGTCAAACAAAAGGGCGAACTGAAAACGGCGCGCATTCCAATCAAGATCGTGCCGGTCGACACCCCGCTCAAGAAACCGGACTGGATTCGCGTCAAGGCCGGCAACAGTGCCGGCCGCTTCGGCGAAATCAAGTCGATGCTGCGTGAAAAGAAGCTGCACACCGTCTGTGAAGAAGCGACCTGCCCGAACATCGGCGAATGCTTCGGTCGCGGCACGGCCACCTTCATGATCCTCGGCGACATCTGCACCCGCCGCTGCCCATTCTGCGACGTCGGCCACGGCCAGCCGCTGCCGCCCAATCCGGATGAGCCGCGCGAACTGGCCGACTCCGTGGCGGCCCTCAAGCTGCGTTATGTCGTGATTACCAGCGTTGACCGCGACGATCTACGCGACGGCGGTGCCCAGCATTTTGTCGATGTGATTGGCGCCGTTCGCGCATCGTCACCGACGACGACCATCGAGACACTGGTTCCCGACTTCCGCGGCCGCATGGATGTGGCGCTTGACGTGCTCGGACAAGCCCTGCCGGACGTCCTCAACCACAATATGGAAACCGTGCCGCGTCTCTACAAGCAGGCCCGCCCGGGTGCCGACTACGCGCATTCGCTTGAATTCCTCAAGCAATTCAAGCTGCGTTATCCGAAGGTTTCAAGCAAGTCCGGCCTGATGGTCGGCCTGGGCGAAACCGATGAGGAAATCCTCGAAGTGATGCGCGACCTGCGCGCCCACGGCGTCGAGATGCTGACCATCGGCCAGTATCTGGCACCGAGCGGCCACCATCTGCCGGTCTCGCGCTACGTTCATCCGGACACTTTCAAGATGTACGAGGAAGAAGCCAAGAAAATGGGCTTCAGCGGCGCGGCCTGTGCGCCGATGGTACGTTCCAGCTACTGGGCCGACCAGCAGGCCCACGCTGCCGGCGTCGAATCCTGA
- the lipB gene encoding lipoyl(octanoyl) transferase LipB — MHVKRLGRVEYEPTWQAMQDFTAGRTPDTADEIWIVEHPPVFTLGQAGKPEHLLNDVGIPVVKIDRGGQVTYHGPGQVVIYLLLDLHRLKIKVRELVTTIEQAVIDALADYGVNAERHSGAPGVYVGDAKIAALGLKIKNGCSYHGLSLNVDMDLSPFAAINPCGYAGLKVIQTKDLNIPLTAHEAGEHLCKHLLQQLDKQHG, encoded by the coding sequence CTGCACGTCAAACGTCTCGGCCGGGTCGAATACGAACCGACCTGGCAGGCCATGCAGGACTTCACTGCCGGCCGAACCCCGGATACGGCCGATGAAATCTGGATCGTCGAGCACCCGCCGGTGTTCACGCTCGGCCAGGCTGGCAAACCGGAACACCTGCTCAACGATGTCGGCATCCCTGTCGTCAAGATCGATCGCGGCGGCCAGGTCACCTACCACGGCCCCGGCCAGGTCGTGATCTACCTGCTGCTCGACCTGCATCGCCTGAAGATCAAGGTACGCGAACTGGTCACCACGATCGAGCAAGCCGTGATCGATGCACTGGCCGACTACGGCGTCAATGCCGAGCGGCACAGCGGCGCACCCGGTGTTTATGTCGGCGATGCCAAGATCGCCGCACTCGGCCTCAAGATCAAGAACGGCTGCAGCTACCACGGGCTGTCGCTCAATGTCGATATGGATCTTTCCCCCTTTGCCGCGATCAATCCCTGCGGCTATGCTGGCCTGAAAGTGATCCAGACCAAGGATCTGAACATTCCGCTCACCGCCCACGAGGCCGGCGAGCATCTCTGCAAACACTTGCTGCAGCAACTGGACAAACAACATGGCTGA
- a CDS encoding YbeD family protein translates to MASYKDTLLEFPCDFPLKIMGKAEETLTQVVVEIVTRHAPDFDSATMEMRASSGGNYLSLTCTVIATSKPQLDALYTDLSGHPLIKVVL, encoded by the coding sequence ATGGCTTCATACAAGGACACCCTCCTCGAATTTCCCTGCGATTTCCCGCTCAAGATCATGGGCAAGGCGGAAGAAACGCTGACTCAGGTCGTCGTTGAAATCGTCACCCGTCACGCGCCGGATTTCGACAGTGCAACCATGGAAATGCGCGCCAGTTCGGGCGGCAACTACCTGAGCCTGACGTGCACCGTGATCGCCACCTCGAAGCCGCAGCTCGATGCGCTCTATACCGACCTGAGTGGTCACCCGCTGATCAAAGTCGTGCTGTGA
- a CDS encoding D-amino acid aminotransferase, translating into MSPYVADPVYLNGQFLPLAEAGISPLDRGFLYGDGVYELIPVYSRRAFRIDEHLNRLAATLAGIKLANPLDQAGWKAVVEKLIADAPWDDQSIYLQVTRGADNKRDHAFPTTPVPATAFAFAGPLVTTPPDVRARGVSAISVADQRWARCDLKVISLLANVLARQQAVEDGCAEALLIRDGWLKEGAASNIFVVKNGVLLAPPKTQLMLPGITYDIILELAESRGLPLEIREIHETELRSADEVWMTSSTKEVLAITQIDGQPVGNGQPGPVGEQMWQWYQDFKQSVMRKG; encoded by the coding sequence ATGTCCCCCTACGTCGCCGATCCCGTTTACCTGAACGGCCAGTTCCTGCCTCTTGCCGAGGCCGGCATCTCGCCGCTCGACCGCGGGTTTCTCTACGGCGACGGGGTTTATGAACTGATCCCGGTCTATTCGCGACGCGCTTTCCGCATCGACGAACACCTGAACCGACTGGCCGCCACGCTGGCAGGCATCAAGCTGGCCAATCCGCTCGACCAGGCCGGCTGGAAAGCTGTCGTCGAAAAATTGATCGCCGATGCGCCGTGGGACGACCAGTCGATTTACCTGCAGGTGACGCGTGGCGCCGACAACAAGCGCGACCACGCCTTTCCGACAACGCCCGTACCGGCGACGGCCTTTGCCTTCGCCGGGCCGCTGGTCACTACGCCGCCCGATGTCCGGGCGCGTGGCGTCAGTGCGATCAGCGTCGCCGACCAGCGCTGGGCGCGCTGCGACCTCAAGGTGATTTCCCTGCTGGCCAACGTGCTGGCTCGCCAGCAGGCGGTCGAGGATGGTTGCGCCGAAGCGCTGTTGATCCGTGACGGCTGGCTCAAGGAAGGGGCCGCCTCGAATATTTTCGTCGTCAAGAACGGCGTGCTGCTGGCGCCGCCCAAGACGCAGCTGATGCTGCCCGGCATCACTTACGACATCATTCTCGAATTGGCCGAATCCCGCGGTCTACCGCTCGAAATCCGCGAAATTCACGAAACTGAACTTCGCAGCGCCGACGAGGTCTGGATGACCTCATCGACCAAGGAAGTCCTGGCGATCACGCAGATTGACGGCCAGCCTGTCGGCAATGGGCAACCCGGCCCGGTCGGCGAACAGATGTGGCAGTGGTACCAGGACTTCAAGCAATCCGTTATGCGCAAAGGCTGA
- a CDS encoding D-alanyl-D-alanine carboxypeptidase family protein translates to MLPFRYLLLSLLSLLIATQALAQQLPVPPALAAKSWLLLEMGSGQVLTAEKPDDRLEPASLTKLMTAYLTFKAIRQKTIGLNQPLPVSQKAWKTGGSKMFIKVDTQVPVEDLIKGMIVQSGNDACVTLAEGIAGSEESFAQLMNREAQRLGMKSSSFRNSTGLPDPEHFTTARDLSILASALIRDFPEEYKKYYSMKEFRYNNITQPNRNRLLFIDATVDGVKTGHTDAAGYCLISSALRDKRRLLSVVLGTASDSARATESLKLLNWGFLSYDAVPLFSANQAVSTLRVWKGSQNQVKAGFTADLSIAVPRGYSDKVMTQFFPQGRLIAPIQAGQHLGMLKVTVDGKLYGEYPVAALETVEIAGIFGRAIDTVKLWFN, encoded by the coding sequence ATGTTGCCGTTTCGCTATTTGCTTCTTTCCCTGCTGAGCCTGTTGATCGCCACCCAGGCCCTGGCCCAGCAACTTCCCGTCCCGCCAGCCCTGGCGGCGAAATCCTGGCTGCTGCTCGAAATGGGCTCCGGCCAAGTGTTGACCGCGGAAAAGCCGGACGATCGCCTCGAACCCGCCTCGCTGACCAAGCTGATGACGGCTTACCTGACTTTCAAGGCGATTCGCCAGAAAACCATCGGCTTGAACCAGCCTTTGCCGGTTTCGCAAAAAGCCTGGAAAACCGGTGGTTCGAAAATGTTCATCAAGGTCGACACGCAAGTGCCGGTTGAAGACCTGATCAAGGGCATGATTGTGCAATCCGGCAACGACGCCTGCGTTACGCTGGCCGAAGGCATCGCCGGCAGCGAGGAAAGCTTCGCCCAGTTGATGAACCGCGAAGCCCAGCGTCTCGGCATGAAATCGTCGAGCTTCCGCAACTCGACCGGCCTGCCGGACCCGGAACATTTCACCACGGCGCGCGATCTGTCGATTCTCGCTTCGGCCCTGATCCGCGACTTCCCCGAGGAATACAAGAAGTATTACTCGATGAAGGAGTTCCGCTACAACAACATCACCCAGCCGAATCGCAACCGCCTGCTGTTCATCGATGCCACGGTCGACGGCGTCAAGACCGGCCATACCGATGCCGCCGGTTACTGCCTGATTTCCTCGGCCCTGCGCGACAAGCGCCGCCTGCTTTCCGTGGTCCTCGGCACCGCCTCCGACTCGGCACGTGCCACCGAATCGCTCAAGCTGCTCAACTGGGGTTTCCTCTCTTACGACGCCGTGCCTCTGTTCAGCGCCAACCAGGCGGTCTCCACCTTGCGCGTCTGGAAGGGCAGCCAGAATCAGGTCAAGGCCGGCTTTACCGCCGATCTGAGCATTGCCGTGCCGCGCGGTTACAGCGACAAGGTGATGACCCAGTTCTTCCCGCAGGGACGCCTGATTGCACCGATCCAGGCCGGCCAGCACCTGGGTATGCTGAAAGTCACGGTCGACGGCAAACTTTATGGCGAATATCCCGTCGCCGCTCTTGAAACTGTCGAAATCGCCGGCATCTTTGGTCGTGCCATCGACACCGTCAAACTCTGGTTCAACTAA